GCCCAGGAATTAGCATAAGGGGACGGCCAGGAAAGTTATGCAAGATATCCCCGTATAAAAATGTGTCCCCCGAGTTGGCAAGACAGTTGTTCCTGCAGGTCAACTCGGCTTTTATGATTGCTCATTAAAAGTCTAATTTGAatccacaaactcctgagttTTTGCATCCTTCTGAGTTGTTGCATCCTTTTTGGCGAGAAGATATTTTTTCCAAGACaggtgggggtccctttggttgatgcttggcaatgtgggtggattgatttcctgcctgttgggccctgtccggggcctcccccgaaTCCTTTTGGCAGAGACTAAATATGCCTACCTACCTCACCCACTTAAATGATCTGAACGCTAGCTGACTTGAAAACTAGCTTCACTAACACCACCATCAAGGTTTAGCCTGCAGACGCTGGTTTCAAATTGCTGTGTACCTAGTCCAGGGATATGTCAGTTACTTTAAACTATACGTATATATAATAATcaatttacagtaacatttaatACTATTATCAGAGCTGATAATAACGTGTTACAATGTTTTTTGagcatgttctgtgtgtctgttaatACCAGGGCAAGTTGTCACATGTGAAAACTTGCCCCAAGGTCATTGAAACAACCTGCCCCAAGATCATTGAAACAACCTGCCCCAAGGTCATTGAAACAACCTGCCCCAAGGTCATTGAAACAACCTGCCCCAAGGTCATTGAAACAACCTGCCCCAAATTGATGTGTGTTGAAGTTGAGCTCAACATAGGACTGCAGATAAAATATCAAAAGACATGTTATAGGCTCCTCTACTCAGtgcaaaattaaaatgttctacaTTCATACCTAACAAGGTTTTCTTGAATAAAATTTAAAGTGGCACATTTGTACTattgaaggagaaaaataagaaacttgTGCTCACCTCAGATTAGAGTGTGATCACTTGTGAACAGGAAGTTGACCATAGAACTTGTAGTCACACAAAGTAGCTATTTGATTTTTGAGTGAGCACCTCTAGTGTTGGAGGTATGAGCAGTGTGACAACTTAATATGGTCTCCCCTACTTTTTGTGGCGCTACCAGCAGGGGGCTTTATTTCGGTTTAAACACCCTGCTGAAATGGACCAGccacaaaattattttctattttccctTAAAAAGTCTGTCATTAAAACCAGACCGTAGTCTATGTTACATAAGGTCAGATTCAAATCCAAGAAAAAAGACCTCCACCTTGTAACACATGAAATTTAACTGATTGTTTATCCATTACCTGTTCATCACAGCAGCGGATCGACAGAATGTAAAACAGATTGATCCATTACCTGTTCATcacagcagcaacaacagcagcagcgaATGAGAACCAGCAGAACAAGCAGGAGAACCACGCCTGGAATTACCAAGAACTATAGTCAGTGTGTGATCCAGTTCTTTCTCAAAGACAGTAATACCGGTCACCACAAGTTTTATTTTGcctgttctcactcagaaaATGACTACTTGAGTTTGGGCTATTTTAAGTTTAGGCACACATGTTACATTAAGATACGGCTGGCATATCGggaaacattttttattagaaaaacaaatgtgtgggtCTACAATTTCTTACCAATAAAGATGAAGAAGACAGCAAAGGAGACAATATCCCAGTCAGACTGGAAAAGCTGTTTAGACTCTAGCCTGGAGATCACGTCGACAAACTGGTCCTGAAACTCCTTCTGTAGGCTGCTCTTGGCCATCTTATCTGGGTTAGAGGTGGTCTTTAATCAAGCAGGTTTAAAACCCACCACAGACCGGAAGAATATAGTAAtggtttataataataaaatacaaggcttctctggtctctctctgtaACCGCGTTATGGTTAATGAGCAGAGCAAAACAAAATCCTAGATAACAAGGAACTAGGCTGCCCTCGTGAGATGAATGGTGCGCGGCCAGTAGGACCGCAGAGGCCTTGAGGTGGGCCAGCCGATTTTAGGTGTACATTTCCCAATCAGAGAAGCAAACTGGATCAATGTAGGCAAACTCCGTTAACCCACCCCAAGTctaattttatatatacagaCTTCTTCGATAGGAATCATAGCAAGTGGGAGATATTTCTTTTTAACGCTATCTGGGTATGTGCTACTCTATATTGCTATATTTTGGTTACGGCAAATGTGTTTACAGAAGCCGTCTAATTCTGATGTTTTTTGACCAATATTAAACGCCTCtgaatattttgtgtgaaatgACTCTGAGAGTTTGTTGAAAAGACAAATTATTTGGAAAAAATAATAAGGCCTGTCTGTATTTAACGCAGTCAATTTGGATTTGGatctgctaaaaaaaaataattatgatcaCAGTATCATCATTCCGGATCTGGAAATATATATGTCAGCAAAGACACTCGAAAGTAACGATAATGGATTAAATCTCCTTACAAAAATGTAGAAATCGCAGTTATTTCGAGCCATGCTTAAAATACTTGAACCTATAAGTAAGAATATTTCAATCCACAGTTAAAATGAAGGAACTTAAAGTTACATAGTTCTTATCTGGACCTTTTCAAGGCTTCTAAATATTAGTTATTGGCTCTTTTAACAAATAACATCTGACAcaacataaatacacaaataattTCGGTAATACCAAATACCTTTTCAA
This is a stretch of genomic DNA from Esox lucius isolate fEsoLuc1 chromosome 11, fEsoLuc1.pri, whole genome shotgun sequence. It encodes these proteins:
- the smim22 gene encoding small integral membrane protein 22 isoform X1, with translation MCRAHNLTHPHSHRDRCVSKTGTRKNIEKVYNSLFELQTTSNPDKMAKSSLQKEFQDQFVDVISRLESKQLFQSDWDIVSFAVFFIFIGVVLLLVLLVLIRCCCCCCCDEQPKRHKVGHDNLGMEP
- the smim22 gene encoding small integral membrane protein 22 isoform X2: MAKSSLQKEFQDQFVDVISRLESKQLFQSDWDIVSFAVFFIFIGVVLLLVLLVLIRCCCCCCCDEQPKRHKVGHDNLGMEP